The stretch of DNA atgaagaatttaacctttttctaaaaaaatgtaACAATATACGATTTTGATTTTATGCCTACCGATGttgtatttttttgaaaggaccTACCGATGTtgtattgattttaaaaaacttttaaaaaaaaaaggaattcacatacgacgtcggttatttaattaaccgatgccgtatgtttttttaattttttaatttttttcgtgTAAGACATACGAcatcggttatttaattaaccgatgttgtatgttttttttatttttttattttttttcgcgTAAGACATACGGCttcggttatttaattaaccgacgtcgtatgtttttttttttttttttttttttcgcataaGACATACGGcatcggttatttaattaaccgacgCCATATGTTATTATTTCACTTTTGAcgtcaatttttcaaaaaactgaCGTTATATGTCCAACGTTATATGTTGTTTTTGTAGTAGTGCCTTCCATGATTAATTTAATCCATCAATAACATTAAAGGGCACttgttttttttgtaaaaatttttaaaaacaaatccaAACTTATTAAGTGTCGTTACACCAGTGGAATGCACAAACCGATGCAATGCACACACCATTACAATGGAGTGCACACAACAGCGAAATGCACACAACTGCAAACCACTGGAACGCACACACTGGAGCGCACACACCAGTtgaataaacagaccaatgcaAAGCACACACCTGCATATTGTTGCGCATACACAAGTAATATGCACACACCTTAAAAAATCAGTGAAATGCACAAACCAATACAACGCACACACCTGCAGGCTGGATCACACACTTTCGTTTATATGCATACACCGATTGAGGTTaaaccaaaatatataaacGATTCTAGTCACGCACAAACGTTTAACAAAAACTATAACGGTTCAGCTACGATGAAAACAGTATAAAGAAAAATCTTAAATTCAAAAATACGAAGTTCACTACCAAATCACCAAAATAATTATACGCTCTTGGCCTGTGAACGAGCAAATCCCAAATTCCGTTTCTACCTTTTCAGGCAAGTTCGGCTATTATGTCCGTTTGCCAGTCcacatgtcgcacatgtacgcCCTTTCTTTCTCATTCCCTTGATCTCAATCTCCTTCATCGATTTTATTCGCTTGCTAGAACCTTTGTTCTTCGATACTTGTGGCGGGTGCACTACGATTTTTTCCGGGGCCGGGATCCCACAGTATGTTTCCATTGTTGCGCGTTTTCCAAGATTCGCCTCCCCACTATCTTTGTCCCCGGATATTGAGGTTTCAACCCCTTCTAGTGTATGGGCAATTTGCTGCAATTTTTCAACCCTCCCGTTAGCTAATCCCAAACACTTGTAGAAAGTATGTATTACTTGGGTTTCCTACATACTCTTAGCTGCATTTCATAAATCTTCTGCTTGCGTGCACGCATACAGATCACGTCTTGTTTTTGGAACAGCATCCCGTGTCCAACGTGGAGTGATGTGCTGTGGTGGAATATGATCAAACTGCTCATCTTTCAGTATTACAAAAGCATGCCTACAAAGCAGCCCGATCCTTCTGTACATTCGGCATGTGCAATTGATGTTGTTGCTCCCATTTTCAACTACCACTGTTTATGACTTCCTTTTATCGTCTTCAATCACGTATGTCCGGGTAGGTTCGCTAACTGCAAATGATCGCACTCGGCAGGAGAAACATGCACCTATTATTTCTCCCTGCAACTGGTAAAAAATTGCCAATGTGTATATTGACGCTGCTTCTCGCTCTACACTCAACGGTGTCTTTAGGACAGGAAGGTGGCCATTGCAAGCGGAATCTAGTTCAGCTTGTTTACTTCGTTACCTATTGATTGTGCGCTCAAACTGATAGAAAAATTCCACAAGACACATATGTTTACTAGTATTACTTCGGAAAATACTGTTCTCGGATTCTGAACGAGAAGTTGTTCGCAACAACCCTCCCATAAACATATCTTGGAAATATGCAGGTATCCATGATCAACCATCCATTCTCCTGTAGCCCATATTTATGCACAACACCATTCCAACCATTCTCAAACTCTTCAGGCATACAATTTTCATTCCACACAACACTGTTTAGCGCGCGACGAAACTCAGTATTCTTTGCCATTTCGGCTTCTACTTTGTCCCCAACTTTAGTCATTATATGCCACATGCAGAAACGATGACGGGTCTCGAGTAACTCCATAGCAATGGCAACTTTTATGGCTGGGTCTTGATCGGTGATTGTTATTGGTGGTGTTTTGCCCATTACTTTTTTTAAGTTGACTAAAAGCCAACGGTAAGAGTCCTCATCTTCCCTAGCAATCAAACCCGCCGCAAATGTAACACATCTCTTATGGTGGTCTACGCCGGTAAATGGAACAAACACTAGCTTGTACCTTCACATAATAAAACACCATACTTTTTTAGAAAACTATGCATGAGTGCACCAAAGTGAAGCACACACTAGTAAACGTGCACACAGATTAACATATTTCCTAAAAGGCTGCCCAGCATAATGCACAGACCGGAACTCTACCATTCATAAACCAATGCCCAGTAAAATGCACATACCGGAATTCTAACATGCACACCAGAGTACACTAACATTCACACACCGACAAACACACCCATAACTCCTTGGACAACCAAATCTACACACACGCACATATACTGATTGTGGCATACAATAAACACAGTGCACATGTCGATTTACATATACACGCACATACATCAACAACCACACATGTTTCATAGAATGTACTAAATCACTTCATATCAAAATGGATTTTGGTCAATGCACTTTAGGGACTTACTTGTTCATTTGGTATGTTGCGTCAAACGCCATGGCTTCTCCGAATACGCTAAAATGTTTTCTTGCAACACCATCAGCCCAAAACACACGACTGAACTGATCCTTTTCATTCACCTCATATTCAAAGTAGAAATCATCACAGTCTGACTTCTTTTCAATGTAGTTGGATAGAACCATCTGcgcatccccccccccccatatGCCAAACTTTCTCTCTTGTAGTTTTTGAAATCTTGTTGCGTAGCACCCACTTTGTTGGTTCCTCCCACATTTCTGCATACAAGTTGAAAGTCTTACTTGGCCAAATGTTAGCTTTAGCACAGTTTGCTATGAAGTGCTGATGCCCAATGTCTAGTTTCCGATTCACTTTCATGAACGGTTTGTAACTGTCCCCGCATAAATCGTGTGTGTGCCTTTCTTCGAATGACACCACTTCGTACACCTCCCCATTTAGTCTGAAAATTATCTTAACAATGCATCCCACTCTATTAGAAGTAAGTCGACGTTTGGGGTGTGTTGGTGCTCCACTTTCCATTAGATCTGTATCTTTAGCCTCCTTATATCCTTCCCAGGAACAAACCAAATACATTTTCATGGAAACACCATATTTGTTCTTTATTTCTATACTGCGGCGCACATCAAAACCAGCTGCTGAAGCatactttatataaaatttaattccactttctaaactttcaaatctCTGTCCTACAACTGGCTTAAGAGAGGGGTCACATGTTGTCATCCAGTAATTGGGAACGTCTGCAGATTCCTCCATATCACATGTTTGCATTTCCACGGTGTGATCATTGGGTCCTACATATGTtgggaaaaaattaaattttcagtgAAATGGATCAAACTACAAATACAAGTGTTTAAAAAGAATAGCTCTTCACATACCCATACTCCAGAGTTATGCACACGCTATAACTAAAACGCGCACACACCACGTCCACCTGAATTTATGACTACAATGTTGTACATTAGGTTCTCTACAGCCACTAAAACACTAACGCAAACCATAACCAAACAAATCCCAAAATCAATCATGGAAATAACCATAACGAGACATAAAAATGGCATAATGTAATTAGTGTAAAATAAAATCGAGGACAAGCACAAACCGGCCAGTCGTGTGCACACACCATCAAACTACAACGCACACACCAACTCATCAAACCACATCGCAAACGCACAAACTCCCAAATCCATACACATTAGTGCGTACTCCTAAATTCAAGTATTTATTACAATTACACAGTAATGCACGCACGGTAATTCGGCTTAAACATACACTATTAGCTCTCTCCAaaacagaaaataaattttatattacaaaaGCCGAGGTTACGCACACGCTACCACTCACACACGCACACACCAGCACaacatgaataatataatacaacGCTGTAAATTGGCGTCCCTCCACCCGCTAAAACATTAACGCAAACCCTTACCAAACTAATACCGAAATCAATCATGCAAAAATCCATAACGTATATGAAAATTGACATAATGTAATTCGCATAAAATAATctcaaaaccaaacaaaaactaTCTCTCCTATGCACACACCAACAAATAATCCTAAACCCTTACCAATCAAACAccaaaataaaacattaaaatatcaatatggAGACAGAAAAAATGGTGTAATGTACTTCACATTAAATATCCTCATAAACAACCATAAACTACCTAGTAGTATGAACACACCCAACGACGCACACACCACTACCCATCAA from Ipomoea triloba cultivar NCNSP0323 chromosome 7, ASM357664v1 encodes:
- the LOC116024075 gene encoding protein FAR1-RELATED SEQUENCE 5-like; translated protein: MGPNDHTVEMQTCDMEESADVPNYWMTTCDPSLKPVVGQRFESLESGIKFYIKYASAAGFDVRRSIEIKNKYGVSMKMYLVCSWEGYKEAKDTDLMESGAPTHPKRRLTSNRVGCIVKIIFRLNGEVYEVVSFEERHTHDLCGDSYKPFMKVNRKLDIGHQHFIANCAKANIWPSKTFNLYAEMWEEPTKWVLRNKISKTTREKDQFSRVFWADGVARKHFSVFGEAMAFDATYQMNKYKLVFVPFTGVDHHKRCVTFAAGLIAREDEDSYRWLLVNLKKVMGKTPPITITDQDPAIKVAIAMELLETRHRFCMWHIMTKVGDKVEAEMAKNTEFRRALNSVVWNENCMPEEFENGWNGVVHKYGLQENGWLIMDTCIFPRYVYGRVVANNFSFRIREQYFPK